The following are from one region of the Patescibacteria group bacterium genome:
- a CDS encoding aminoacetone oxidase family FAD-binding enzyme, with translation MEQKKLQKIWDVVVIGGGPAGMMCAGKAAERGRAVLLLEKNSTLGKKLLITGGGRCNVTNNKIEVREMLAKYKKSEQFLFSAFTQFGVSETLKFFNNRGMETKEEADGRMFPVSNRAQSVWDVLVSYMKKGGVTVRTKAEVSSITFDEVQKQFVIKLSDKSEVVTLACTLATGGVSRPETGSTGEGFRWLKKLGHKVIENDVALVPIALKDSWPKKLAGVSLKDIKLTTFKNGVKQKAHKGKLLFTHVGISGPTVLNMSREVGELLDEEGSEYEEVSEKSLEKNEVKIMLDLFPTTDSGALREKLQGILVEQSNKKIKNVLSSLITPALVDPILELSNINGDTPCHSVRTEERKTLVAILKAIPLHVSGLLGKDKAVVSSGGVILDEVDFKTMQSRIFPKLFLIGDVLNIDRPSGGYSLQLCWTTGYVAGNSC, from the coding sequence ATGGAGCAAAAAAAATTACAAAAAATCTGGGACGTCGTGGTTATTGGCGGTGGGCCGGCGGGGATGATGTGCGCGGGGAAAGCGGCGGAACGCGGTCGCGCTGTGTTACTGCTCGAAAAAAATTCCACGCTAGGTAAAAAACTTTTAATTACGGGAGGAGGGAGGTGCAATGTTACTAACAACAAAATTGAAGTTCGCGAAATGCTCGCGAAATATAAAAAAAGCGAACAGTTTCTTTTTTCTGCTTTTACACAATTTGGCGTTTCAGAAACTCTAAAATTTTTTAATAATCGCGGTATGGAAACTAAGGAAGAAGCCGACGGAAGAATGTTTCCAGTTTCGAATCGTGCTCAGTCAGTTTGGGACGTGCTTGTCTCGTACATGAAAAAAGGAGGCGTCACCGTTCGCACCAAGGCAGAAGTCTCGAGTATTACTTTTGATGAAGTTCAAAAACAGTTTGTCATAAAACTTTCTGATAAGTCTGAAGTTGTTACCCTCGCCTGTACTCTTGCGACAGGTGGTGTCTCGAGACCAGAAACCGGCTCAACGGGTGAAGGTTTTCGCTGGCTGAAAAAGTTGGGTCACAAAGTTATTGAAAATGATGTAGCGCTTGTGCCGATTGCGCTTAAAGATTCTTGGCCGAAAAAATTGGCGGGAGTATCTTTGAAAGATATTAAATTGACCACGTTTAAAAACGGTGTAAAACAAAAAGCTCACAAGGGCAAATTACTTTTTACTCACGTCGGCATTAGCGGTCCAACGGTTCTTAACATGAGTCGAGAAGTTGGAGAGTTGTTGGACGAAGAAGGTTCGGAGTATGAAGAAGTTTCTGAGAAATCTTTGGAAAAAAATGAGGTTAAGATTATGCTCGATTTATTTCCGACAACCGATAGTGGCGCTTTGCGAGAAAAATTGCAGGGGATTTTAGTTGAGCAAAGTAATAAAAAAATTAAAAATGTGCTTTCGTCCCTGATTACGCCGGCGCTTGTTGATCCGATTCTGGAACTTTCAAATATTAACGGAGATACGCCGTGTCATAGTGTCAGAACTGAGGAGAGAAAAACTTTGGTCGCCATCCTCAAAGCTATCCCGCTTCACGTTTCTGGTTTACTGGGGAAAGACAAGGCGGTGGTTTCTTCCGGTGGTGTGATTCTCGACGAGGTTGATTTTAAAACCATGCAATCACGAATTTTTCCAAAGCTCTTCTTAATTGGTGATGTTTTAAATATTGACCGGCCATCGGGAGGGTACAGTTTACAGCTGTGTTGGACTACAGGCTATGTTGCAGGTAACTCCTGTTAA
- a CDS encoding ABC transporter ATP-binding protein, whose amino-acid sequence MTERKFQTTGGFDKIKAEWPTLKKTASRIYVLYRKFMFAFVITVLLSLAVQGVLLTVPYLLKMIIDGLHQGASIDHLAFLTCIAAGVYTLEVPLELLLAINRNKYIDVKTKIHLAVSTITRMLGFSLGQIGSENSGLRQTTIGKGESAIHEMVGTFTKDLVPSVVKIVFTIIAFLVVCPQVGLLSMCFVLVYAGASLVLDLSMLPKLKKCRALDKVVDAEHAELLANLDLVIMQAEEERTVAEFLKRYGDYQRLEEALWLSYYKSVSWLRDPIAKLGFFLIVLQTIYLIRAGQYSVGQLVITSSWSLALFTSVGSLAPIQRRCMRNYSLVVRYFEMLDQPPDVVPPKHGVTSVRFQGDIEFKNVSYAHPASDGSGEILALRGISLCIKAGQTIGVVGRSGGGKSTLIKALLRWFDPDEGEILMDGINLREYDLLRYRRRIGYVPQQVRLWDTTIRRNISFGCDRELSDSELERLAKMVGIDRFYDRLGKKRFDSTVGELGRHLSGGQAQLIGIARALAKDPALLIFDEATSNLDNASEALVQHAMQTALAGRMGVVIAHRLSTVRNLDTLVVMKRGQIVGVGTHEKLSGSCAHYQKLISLEFRA is encoded by the coding sequence ATGACGGAGAGAAAATTTCAGACGACGGGCGGGTTTGATAAAATTAAGGCTGAATGGCCGACGCTTAAGAAAACAGCTTCTCGCATTTACGTGCTGTATCGGAAGTTTATGTTTGCGTTTGTCATTACGGTTTTGCTCTCACTTGCCGTACAAGGGGTGTTGCTCACTGTTCCGTATCTTCTGAAGATGATTATCGACGGGTTGCATCAAGGCGCGTCGATTGATCATTTGGCGTTTCTGACATGCATCGCCGCTGGCGTCTACACTCTTGAGGTGCCGCTCGAACTTCTTTTGGCGATCAACCGCAACAAATATATTGATGTTAAAACCAAAATACATCTTGCGGTCAGCACAATCACTCGAATGCTCGGGTTTTCGCTCGGGCAGATCGGAAGTGAGAATTCAGGTTTACGGCAGACAACAATCGGCAAAGGCGAGAGTGCGATTCATGAAATGGTGGGAACTTTCACTAAGGATCTTGTACCATCGGTTGTGAAGATTGTGTTCACGATCATCGCGTTTCTCGTGGTATGTCCACAAGTTGGATTGCTTAGCATGTGTTTTGTTTTGGTGTACGCGGGAGCGAGTTTGGTTTTAGATTTGAGCATGCTTCCGAAACTTAAAAAGTGTCGCGCGCTCGACAAGGTTGTTGATGCGGAGCACGCGGAATTGCTTGCCAATCTTGATCTTGTGATCATGCAGGCTGAAGAAGAGCGCACGGTGGCGGAGTTTCTTAAACGCTACGGTGATTACCAAAGACTTGAGGAAGCTCTGTGGCTTTCGTACTACAAATCGGTGTCATGGTTGCGAGACCCGATCGCGAAGCTTGGATTTTTTCTGATAGTTCTTCAGACTATCTATCTTATCCGAGCTGGTCAGTATAGTGTTGGGCAACTGGTCATCACTTCTAGTTGGTCGTTGGCACTTTTTACGAGCGTTGGAAGTTTGGCGCCAATTCAGAGAAGGTGTATGCGCAATTATTCGTTGGTCGTTCGATACTTTGAAATGCTCGACCAACCTCCGGACGTCGTACCTCCGAAACATGGAGTCACGTCAGTCCGATTTCAAGGAGACATTGAATTTAAAAATGTTTCTTATGCTCACCCAGCTTCAGACGGCAGCGGAGAAATACTAGCGCTCCGTGGCATCTCGCTGTGTATCAAAGCAGGGCAAACTATCGGAGTGGTTGGACGCTCTGGCGGAGGAAAGAGCACTCTTATCAAAGCGCTTCTGCGTTGGTTCGATCCGGATGAAGGAGAAATTCTTATGGACGGTATCAATTTACGCGAGTACGATCTGCTACGGTATCGCAGAAGAATTGGATACGTGCCCCAGCAAGTTCGACTGTGGGACACCACCATCCGGCGCAACATTAGTTTCGGGTGCGATCGCGAGCTTTCAGATAGCGAGCTCGAGAGGTTGGCAAAAATGGTGGGGATCGATCGTTTCTACGACCGACTCGGAAAAAAACGATTCGATAGTACAGTCGGAGAACTTGGCAGACATCTCTCCGGCGGACAAGCGCAACTTATCGGCATTGCCCGCGCGCTCGCTAAAGATCCCGCGCTTCTCATTTTCGATGAAGCGACGAGTAATCTCGATAACGCGAGTGAAGCCCTAGTCCAACACGCGATGCAGACTGCTCTTGCGGGCAGAATGGGCGTTGTCATAGCACACAGACTCTCAACTGTTCGCAACTTAGACACCTTAGTGGTGATGAAGCGCGGACAGATTGTGGGAGTCGGCACACATGAAAAGCTTTCGGGCTCGTGTGCGCACTACCAGAAACTCATCAGTTTGGAGTTTCGAGCCTGA
- a CDS encoding ATP-binding cassette domain-containing protein, whose product MANDEVIFRFEEVSFEYGHNKPILDAVDCSIRRGSKTTIMGQNGAGKSTIFALIMGNLKPESGRVIIGQGVSIATARQVIPRDQLGLTVREFFEKCFSKKMYDIDPRIDDVLEVVNLKGHEKIHSRIVKTFSGGQQARLLLASALIQNPDLLLLDEPTNNLDKAGIAHLTEFLKNYKKTVIVISHDAEFLNAFSTGVLYLDIFTRKVEQYVGNYFDVSAQIIARVEKENRKNAQLAKEIQENKDKANFFAQKGGQMRLVAKRMREKAEELEEEKVDIRREDKTIRSFVIPSQPELIGEIIHISSFSTMSLKTHKFVSRKAEISLRRNQHLLLKGPNGIGKSTLLESIAMSSPKGVTIADGVKIGYYRQDFSTLNFEDTVYDALLSVMDKHIEENMRATAAGFLISAEMIRTKIGSLSEGQKGLVAFAQLVLQKPGLLILDEPTNHINFRHIPIIAEALNKYEGAMILVSHVPDFVEKIRIDEVLDLEK is encoded by the coding sequence ATGGCAAACGATGAAGTAATTTTTCGATTTGAAGAGGTGAGTTTTGAATATGGCCACAACAAGCCGATTTTAGATGCGGTTGATTGTTCAATTCGTCGCGGTTCAAAAACCACCATCATGGGACAAAACGGCGCTGGGAAAAGCACCATTTTTGCGCTGATCATGGGAAACCTAAAACCAGAATCGGGAAGGGTAATCATTGGACAAGGTGTGAGCATTGCCACGGCGCGACAGGTAATTCCAAGAGATCAGCTTGGCCTCACCGTTCGAGAGTTTTTCGAGAAATGTTTTTCAAAGAAAATGTATGACATTGATCCGCGGATTGATGATGTGCTTGAAGTTGTAAACCTAAAAGGACACGAAAAAATTCACAGCAGAATTGTTAAAACTTTTTCCGGAGGTCAACAAGCGCGACTGCTTCTCGCGTCAGCTTTAATTCAAAATCCAGATCTCTTGCTTCTTGATGAGCCGACGAATAATCTCGACAAGGCCGGTATTGCGCACTTAACAGAGTTTTTGAAAAATTATAAAAAAACCGTGATCGTTATTTCTCACGATGCCGAATTTCTCAACGCATTTTCCACCGGCGTTTTGTATTTGGATATTTTTACCAGAAAAGTGGAACAGTACGTAGGTAACTACTTTGATGTGTCAGCGCAGATTATTGCTCGCGTTGAAAAAGAAAATCGAAAAAACGCCCAGCTCGCTAAAGAAATTCAGGAGAACAAAGACAAGGCCAACTTTTTTGCTCAAAAAGGCGGTCAGATGCGTCTTGTCGCCAAACGCATGCGTGAAAAGGCAGAGGAACTCGAAGAAGAAAAAGTGGATATTCGCCGCGAGGATAAAACTATCAGGTCGTTTGTTATTCCATCTCAACCAGAATTGATCGGAGAAATTATTCACATTTCATCTTTTTCCACGATGAGTTTGAAGACGCATAAATTTGTTTCGCGAAAAGCGGAAATTTCTTTGCGACGCAATCAGCACTTGCTTCTCAAGGGGCCAAACGGCATCGGCAAGAGTACGTTACTCGAATCGATCGCCATGAGTTCTCCCAAAGGCGTCACGATTGCTGACGGAGTAAAAATTGGTTATTACCGACAAGATTTTTCTACACTTAATTTTGAGGACACAGTCTACGACGCCTTGCTTTCCGTCATGGACAAACACATCGAAGAAAATATGCGCGCTACGGCCGCAGGATTTTTAATTTCTGCGGAAATGATTCGCACTAAAATCGGCAGTCTTTCCGAGGGGCAAAAAGGTTTGGTGGCATTTGCCCAACTTGTTTTACAAAAACCCGGACTTTTAATTCTCGACGAGCCGACCAACCATATTAACTTCCGCCACATTCCAATTATTGCCGAAGCGTTGAATAAATACGAAGGCGCCATGATTTTAGTTTCTCACGTGCCGGATTTTGTAGAAAAAATTCGGATTGATGAGGTGCTCGATTTAGAGAAATAG
- a CDS encoding NAD(P)-binding domain-containing protein, protein MKIHIIGLGNLGLFLARHFIESGLQVSGWDIDPSKRTSLESLGGSWMPQAKDTEIVVLALFPEQVTRRQGLDSALLVNVSSVQQPGIAALIEAGVDTRNILSFHPLFGPVAVTKSGWAGKQIIVTMTPNEDARAATLLETFTRRGVTIDRMSPAEHDRKMLPHALAFLIGELVKVGAENVDPRFLTGSGRQMLGLLDFTDVASPKLRHLILSNPELKAVVPKLRKVLEDRSAVHRW, encoded by the coding sequence GTGAAAATACACATAATCGGTTTGGGTAACCTGGGATTGTTTCTGGCGCGGCATTTCATCGAGTCAGGTTTGCAAGTTTCAGGCTGGGACATTGATCCGAGCAAACGAACCTCACTGGAAAGTTTGGGTGGTTCTTGGATGCCACAGGCTAAAGATACCGAAATTGTTGTGCTCGCCTTGTTTCCTGAACAAGTGACGAGAAGGCAAGGGCTTGATTCCGCATTGCTTGTAAATGTCAGCAGTGTTCAACAGCCAGGAATTGCTGCCCTTATCGAAGCTGGAGTTGATACCCGAAATATCTTGAGCTTCCATCCCCTGTTTGGGCCGGTGGCAGTCACCAAATCAGGCTGGGCGGGAAAACAAATTATTGTAACGATGACGCCGAATGAAGATGCGCGAGCCGCGACGCTACTTGAAACATTTACGCGCCGAGGCGTAACCATCGATCGCATGAGTCCAGCAGAACATGATCGTAAAATGTTGCCACATGCGTTGGCGTTTTTGATTGGTGAACTGGTGAAGGTTGGAGCAGAAAATGTTGATCCGCGATTTCTCACGGGCTCGGGCAGACAAATGCTTGGCCTCTTAGATTTCACTGATGTCGCATCGCCGAAGCTTCGCCACTTGATCCTTTCAAATCCAGAATTGAAAGCGGTAGTTCCAAAATTGCGGAAAGTTTTGGAAGATCGGTCAGCGGTGCACCGGTGGTAG